The following are from one region of the Ignavibacteriota bacterium genome:
- a CDS encoding Rrf2 family transcriptional regulator, producing MTVIFSKKCEYGMQAILYLAAQEKNTLVSAEEISRVLKIPREFISKILQSLRDSGLISSTKGKSGGFSLAKPASRIKLIDVVAAIDGLEMFDTCVLGFADCSPTHPCPVHHIWGPLRNQTYDMLTSETIDKLGEKTLNKIKSL from the coding sequence ATGACTGTAATATTCTCAAAGAAATGTGAATACGGAATGCAGGCAATTCTTTACCTCGCAGCACAGGAAAAAAATACTCTGGTTTCTGCAGAGGAAATTTCACGAGTATTGAAAATTCCGCGTGAATTTATTTCCAAGATACTTCAAAGTTTGCGCGATAGTGGATTGATATCTTCAACCAAAGGGAAGTCAGGTGGTTTCTCGCTTGCCAAGCCAGCATCAAGAATTAAATTGATAGATGTTGTTGCTGCAATTGACGGACTTGAAATGTTTGATACTTGTGTACTCGGTTTTGCGGATTGCTCACCGACTCATCCCTGTCCCGTTCACCACATCTGGGGTCCGTTACGTAATCAGACTTACGATATGCTCACTTCCGAAACGATTGACAAGTTGGGAGAAAAAACGTTGAACAAGATCAAAAGTTTGTAA
- the nrfH gene encoding cytochrome c nitrite reductase small subunit, whose product MNPITFLKAFAPPATWRFVVLVLIGIFCGLVLFTLHVGRATSYLSDKPEACVNCHVMAPYFATWQNSSHGRFTVCNDCHVPQNNIFEKYFFKASDGLRHSYMFTFRLEPQVIRIHKAGRNAVQRNCVRCHSEQIHPISVRAITAQSIQEEGQGYCWDCHRETPHGRVNSLTSTPFARTPQLSAPYPEWIKEIVK is encoded by the coding sequence ATGAACCCGATAACATTTCTTAAAGCGTTTGCACCACCTGCAACATGGAGATTTGTAGTGCTGGTTTTGATTGGAATTTTTTGCGGGTTGGTTCTATTCACACTTCATGTTGGCAGAGCTACATCATATCTATCTGACAAACCGGAAGCGTGTGTAAATTGTCATGTAATGGCTCCATATTTTGCAACCTGGCAGAACAGCAGTCATGGAAGATTTACTGTCTGCAACGATTGTCACGTTCCTCAGAATAATATTTTTGAAAAATATTTTTTCAAAGCATCAGATGGATTGAGGCATTCATACATGTTTACATTCAGGCTTGAACCTCAAGTTATAAGAATTCATAAGGCAGGCAGAAATGCAGTTCAAAGAAATTGCGTCAGATGTCATTCAGAACAAATTCATCCAATATCTGTAAGAGCGATAACTGCTCAATCAATTCAGGAAGAAGGTCAGGGTTATTGCTGGGATTGTCATAGAGAAACTCCACACGGAAGAGTGAATAGTTTGACATCAACACCATTTGCAAGAACTCCACAACTATCGGCGCCTTATCCGGAGTGGATTAAAGAGATTGTGAAATGA
- the nrfA gene encoding ammonia-forming cytochrome c nitrite reductase: protein MMKTLNEIIKAKPWVAWVIFIATVVVVFFIGLLASTIIERRGEALYTLQMLKPLNEWEPRNEVWGENFPREYESYLKTLETNFASKHGGSVMIDYLDKYPELVVLWAGYAFSREYNQGRGHAHAIEDIRKILRTGDNEYSPQPATCWTCKSTDVPRVMDEIGASDFYKKKWKDLGAEIVNPIGCQDCHDPKTMNLRITRPALIEAFQRQGKDITSFSRQEMRSLVCAQCHVEYYFKGDGKYLTFPWDKGFNADSMEAYYDAMEFTDWTHALSKAPMLKAQHPDYELFMTGIHAIRGVSCSDCHMPYKSEGGVKFTDHHIQSPLNNVSNTCQVCHRVETERLIQDVYDRQDRIEEIRRIAEKTLAAAHIEAKIAWENGATEQQMKSILTLIRHAQWRWDWVAAANALGFHAPVEALRVLGTSIQKGEQARRELAALSVKEGWKYPVELPDISTKEKAQRFIGLNPEKMKADKEEFLKTTTVKWDEEAKQRQGYLYNYSETNK, encoded by the coding sequence ATTATGAAAACATTAAACGAAATTATAAAAGCAAAACCATGGGTTGCGTGGGTAATTTTTATTGCGACTGTTGTGGTAGTTTTCTTCATAGGTCTTCTCGCTTCAACTATTATCGAAAGAAGGGGTGAAGCACTTTACACCTTGCAAATGCTTAAACCATTAAATGAGTGGGAACCAAGAAATGAAGTTTGGGGAGAAAACTTTCCGCGCGAATATGAATCATACCTGAAAACTCTGGAAACCAATTTTGCAAGCAAACATGGCGGGTCAGTTATGATTGATTACTTAGATAAATATCCGGAACTTGTTGTCCTTTGGGCTGGATATGCATTTTCAAGAGAATATAATCAGGGAAGAGGTCATGCACATGCAATCGAGGACATCAGAAAAATTTTAAGAACAGGTGATAACGAATATTCTCCGCAACCAGCTACCTGTTGGACATGTAAGAGTACGGATGTCCCAAGAGTTATGGATGAAATCGGAGCTTCTGATTTTTATAAAAAGAAATGGAAAGATCTTGGTGCTGAAATTGTAAATCCGATTGGATGTCAAGACTGCCATGATCCTAAAACCATGAATCTAAGAATTACTCGACCAGCCTTGATCGAAGCTTTTCAAAGACAAGGTAAAGATATCACCAGCTTTTCAAGACAGGAAATGCGTTCGCTTGTTTGTGCACAATGTCATGTTGAATATTATTTCAAAGGTGATGGAAAGTATTTAACTTTTCCATGGGATAAAGGTTTCAATGCTGATTCAATGGAAGCTTATTATGATGCAATGGAATTTACTGATTGGACCCATGCTTTAAGCAAAGCTCCGATGTTAAAAGCACAGCATCCTGACTACGAATTATTTATGACTGGTATTCATGCAATTCGTGGTGTTTCATGTTCAGATTGTCATATGCCGTATAAAAGTGAAGGCGGAGTTAAGTTCACTGATCACCACATTCAATCTCCACTAAACAACGTTTCAAATACCTGTCAGGTTTGTCATCGTGTGGAAACAGAAAGATTAATTCAGGATGTTTATGACAGACAGGATAGAATTGAAGAGATAAGAAGAATTGCCGAAAAAACTTTAGCTGCTGCTCACATCGAAGCAAAGATTGCGTGGGAAAATGGAGCCACTGAACAACAGATGAAATCAATTCTTACTTTAATTCGTCATGCACAATGGAGATGGGATTGGGTTGCTGCCGCAAATGCACTTGGATTTCATGCACCGGTCGAAGCTTTGAGAGTTTTGGGAACTTCAATTCAAAAAGGTGAACAGGCACGAAGAGAACTTGCAGCTCTATCTGTAAAAGAGGGATGGAAATATCCTGTTGAACTACCGGATATTTCGACAAAAGAAAAAGCACAAAGATTTATCGGACTAAACCCTGAAAAGATGAAAGCTGATAAAGAAGAGTTTCTTAAAACGACGACAGTTAAGTGGGATGAAGAAGCAAAACAAAGACAGGGATATTTGTACAATTATTCGGAAACAAATAAATAA
- a CDS encoding SDR family oxidoreductase: MNYKTALVSGGVQGIGKAIAQRLIKDGFFTVIADLNEETGKSVISELGKDKSSFIKCNVSDEEQVKNLYSKILETRKQIDAVINNAGVIRDNMIWNMSLEDFDQVIDVNLRGTWLMCREAAKIMREQKSGRIINISSRAWLGNNRGQSNYTASKAGIVGLTRVLALELGKYNVNVNAIAPGLIDTPLTQNLPQKVLQDLIEAQPTKKMGKPEDVANVCSFLLSKESEFITGQIIHIDGGRSIGSTIF, translated from the coding sequence ATGAATTATAAAACAGCATTAGTTTCAGGCGGTGTACAGGGTATTGGTAAAGCCATTGCACAAAGATTAATTAAAGATGGTTTCTTTACTGTTATTGCAGATCTGAATGAAGAAACAGGGAAGTCTGTTATTTCTGAACTTGGGAAAGATAAATCATCTTTCATTAAGTGCAATGTTAGTGATGAAGAACAGGTTAAAAACCTCTATTCAAAAATTCTTGAAACAAGAAAACAAATTGATGCTGTGATTAACAACGCTGGAGTTATACGTGATAACATGATCTGGAATATGTCATTAGAAGATTTCGATCAGGTAATTGACGTAAATTTGCGCGGCACATGGCTGATGTGCCGTGAAGCTGCTAAAATAATGCGCGAACAAAAAAGCGGAAGAATTATAAATATCTCATCGAGAGCTTGGCTGGGAAATAATAGGGGGCAATCGAACTACACTGCATCGAAAGCTGGAATTGTTGGGCTCACAAGAGTTCTTGCTTTAGAACTGGGCAAGTATAATGTAAATGTTAACGCAATTGCACCTGGTCTGATTGATACTCCTCTCACACAAAATCTTCCGCAGAAAGTTCTTCAGGATTTGATTGAAGCTCAGCCAACAAAAAAAATGGGTAAGCCGGAAGATGTCGCAAATGTCTGTTCGTTTTTACTCTCTAAGGAAAGTGAATTTATAACCGGACAGATTATACACATTGATGGAGGAAGAAGTATAGGAAGTACTATATTTTAA
- a CDS encoding efflux RND transporter permease subunit: MIEKIIDWSAHNRFLVIFAYLVITGFGIYSVINLPVDAIPDLSENQVIIFTEWMGRSPEVIENQVTFPIVSGLQGLPDVKAVRANSMFGMSFVFVIFDDNTDIYFARTRVLERLNTIQAQLPGGVVPSIGPDGTGVGHVYWYTVEGKNYDLGTLRSIQDWYIRYKLSAVEGVAEVASIGGFVRQYQVDIDPDKLRAYNLSTSEIINAIQRSNNEVGGKIIEASDAEYFVRGQGYIKSKEDVENTVVRTNPNGIPVLIKNVAVVQLGGDIRRGSLEKDGEGQVVGGIVVMRSGENARNVIDRVKEKIKEISPGLPEGVEIIASYDRSTLIKEAVGTLEKALIEASIVVAIMVAIFLLHFRSIVRILIELPISVLISFILMYTFGISSNIMSLGGIILAVGVIVDSSIVLVENAYRNLAKAIAEKGHLTSEEYKNISIMSAKQVGRAIFFSELIILVSFLPVFLLSGQEGKLFHPLAFTKTFAMFGAAIVVITLIPVLMTMLMRGKFRPEQKNPTTKFFIRLYEPVIHWVLKHRKITIAINIIALLITVPMIINTGSEFMPPLDEGSILYMPVTLPNASITEMNRILQVQDKIIKSVPEVDHVLGKVGRAETATDNAPLSMIETIILLKPKDEWRPGITKRDIVNELDHKLQIPGVTNGWTQPIINRINMLATGVRTDIGFKIFGPDLDTLEYYAIKAEQILKTVNGAADVVAERVQNGYYVDIQIKREIAARYGINVSDLQDIIETAIGGQNLGIVLDGRMRFPIRMRYQRDFRDNIDDLKNLIVPVGVSAGMNSPTMNTTNAGISSMQQSSGMGSMGGNSGSSQSTIIQENNSDNVSSLLSASQNSNVYLPLSTLADINILTGPPMISSENGMLRSIVFMNTRGRDMGSVMTDAKEVIEKELNLPAGYSYTWSGQYESKMRAQQTIEIIMPVVFLIIYLLLFLTLKDYVEAGVVMLSVPFALIGGIYMVYILGYNFSVAVWVGFIALYGIAVETGVVMVVYLHESLDKKLRALQKGEITEITKNDIYEATVEGSVLRLRPKLMTVATTMIGLVPVMWATGTGSDVMKPLTAPMIGGLLTSAVHVLVVTPILFAIMKERALKKGKLQISKMAGWMKEGE; encoded by the coding sequence ATGATTGAAAAAATAATTGATTGGAGTGCACACAACAGGTTTCTCGTAATATTCGCTTACCTTGTTATTACTGGATTCGGAATTTACAGCGTCATCAATCTTCCGGTTGATGCGATTCCTGATTTATCAGAGAATCAAGTTATCATTTTCACAGAGTGGATGGGCAGATCACCTGAAGTAATTGAAAACCAGGTTACATTTCCGATTGTTTCAGGTTTGCAAGGATTACCTGATGTAAAAGCAGTTCGTGCTAATTCGATGTTCGGAATGTCTTTCGTGTTTGTAATCTTCGATGATAATACTGATATCTATTTTGCACGTACTCGTGTACTCGAAAGACTAAATACAATCCAGGCACAGCTTCCCGGTGGAGTTGTTCCATCTATCGGTCCTGATGGAACCGGAGTTGGACACGTTTATTGGTACACAGTTGAAGGAAAAAATTATGATCTGGGAACACTGCGATCAATTCAGGATTGGTATATTCGATACAAATTATCTGCAGTCGAAGGTGTCGCTGAAGTTGCGAGTATCGGTGGATTTGTTCGTCAATATCAGGTAGATATTGATCCAGATAAACTTCGTGCTTATAATCTTTCCACATCAGAAATTATCAACGCGATTCAACGAAGTAATAATGAAGTCGGTGGAAAAATTATTGAAGCAAGCGATGCTGAATATTTTGTGCGCGGTCAGGGATATATAAAATCTAAAGAAGATGTTGAGAATACAGTAGTAAGAACAAATCCGAATGGTATTCCTGTTCTGATAAAAAATGTAGCTGTTGTTCAGCTTGGCGGTGATATTCGTCGTGGTTCATTGGAGAAAGATGGTGAAGGACAGGTTGTTGGTGGAATTGTTGTAATGCGAAGCGGCGAAAATGCACGGAATGTTATCGACCGGGTTAAAGAAAAAATAAAAGAAATTTCTCCGGGACTTCCTGAAGGTGTAGAGATTATTGCTTCTTACGATAGAAGTACATTAATAAAAGAAGCTGTCGGTACTCTTGAGAAAGCATTGATCGAAGCATCAATCGTCGTTGCGATTATGGTTGCAATTTTTCTGCTTCACTTCAGAAGTATAGTCAGAATATTAATTGAACTTCCTATTTCCGTTCTCATTTCATTTATCCTGATGTACACATTCGGAATTTCGAGCAACATTATGTCACTTGGCGGAATTATTCTTGCAGTCGGAGTAATTGTTGATTCATCAATTGTGCTTGTGGAAAACGCATATCGAAATCTCGCAAAAGCAATTGCAGAGAAAGGACATCTTACAAGCGAAGAATATAAAAACATTTCTATTATGTCAGCAAAGCAAGTTGGCAGAGCAATTTTCTTTTCTGAACTTATTATACTTGTTTCGTTTCTTCCTGTGTTTTTATTATCAGGACAGGAAGGAAAACTTTTTCATCCGCTCGCATTCACAAAAACTTTTGCAATGTTTGGTGCCGCAATTGTTGTTATCACATTGATTCCTGTTTTGATGACAATGCTGATGAGAGGCAAGTTCAGACCCGAACAAAAAAATCCGACAACAAAATTTTTTATTCGTCTTTATGAGCCTGTAATTCATTGGGTTCTCAAGCATCGGAAGATCACAATTGCAATAAATATCATTGCTTTGTTAATAACAGTTCCGATGATAATTAACACCGGTTCAGAGTTTATGCCGCCGCTCGATGAAGGTTCAATTCTTTATATGCCGGTAACACTTCCAAATGCTTCAATAACCGAGATGAACAGAATTCTACAAGTTCAGGATAAAATTATTAAAAGCGTTCCCGAAGTTGATCACGTACTTGGTAAAGTTGGAAGAGCAGAAACTGCAACCGACAATGCACCGTTAAGTATGATTGAGACAATAATTCTTCTCAAACCAAAAGATGAATGGCGCCCCGGAATTACGAAAAGAGATATTGTAAATGAACTTGATCACAAACTTCAAATTCCCGGAGTAACAAACGGTTGGACTCAACCAATTATTAACAGAATAAATATGCTCGCAACCGGAGTTAGAACGGACATTGGTTTTAAAATATTCGGACCTGATCTGGATACACTTGAATATTATGCTATCAAAGCAGAACAAATTTTAAAAACTGTAAACGGTGCTGCTGATGTTGTTGCTGAAAGAGTTCAAAACGGATATTATGTTGATATTCAAATCAAAAGAGAAATTGCTGCGCGATACGGAATAAACGTAAGTGATTTGCAGGATATAATTGAAACAGCAATCGGCGGACAAAATCTCGGAATTGTTCTGGATGGAAGAATGAGATTTCCGATTCGGATGAGATATCAAAGAGATTTCAGAGATAATATTGATGATTTGAAAAATCTTATTGTTCCTGTTGGAGTTTCTGCCGGAATGAATTCACCAACAATGAATACAACTAATGCTGGAATTAGTTCAATGCAACAATCATCCGGTATGGGAAGTATGGGTGGAAATTCCGGATCATCGCAATCCACAATTATTCAGGAAAATAATTCTGATAATGTTTCTTCGTTACTTAGTGCTTCGCAAAATTCAAACGTCTATCTTCCATTATCAACATTAGCAGATATAAATATTTTAACAGGACCTCCAATGATCAGCAGTGAAAACGGAATGTTGCGTTCAATTGTTTTTATGAATACTCGCGGAAGAGATATGGGAAGTGTAATGACTGATGCAAAAGAAGTTATTGAAAAAGAATTAAACCTGCCTGCCGGATATTCTTATACCTGGAGTGGTCAGTACGAAAGTAAAATGCGTGCTCAGCAGACAATTGAAATTATTATGCCGGTTGTATTCCTGATAATTTATCTGCTGCTTTTCCTTACTCTGAAAGATTATGTTGAAGCCGGAGTAGTGATGCTTTCAGTCCCTTTTGCATTAATTGGAGGAATATACATGGTTTATATTCTCGGATATAATTTTTCTGTTGCAGTTTGGGTGGGATTTATAGCTTTGTATGGAATTGCAGTGGAAACTGGTGTGGTGATGGTTGTATATCTTCATGAATCGCTTGATAAAAAATTAAGAGCTCTTCAGAAAGGTGAAATAACTGAGATCACCAAAAATGATATTTATGAAGCAACAGTTGAGGGATCTGTTCTAAGATTAAGACCGAAGCTGATGACTGTTGCAACAACAATGATAGGCTTAGTTCCTGTTATGTGGGCAACGGGTACTGGTTCAGACGTAATGAAGCCGCTTACTGCACCAATGATCGGAGGATTACTTACTTCAGCAGTTCATGTTCTGGTTGTAACACCAATTCTGTTTGCAATTATGAAGGAGCGTGCACTTAAAAAAGGTAAACTACAAATTTCAAAAATGGCTGGTTGGATGAAGGAGGGAGAATAA
- a CDS encoding acetyl-CoA C-acyltransferase, producing the protein MKQAYIIDAVRSPIGRYSGVLSSVRPDDLAAHLIKSILHRNPEIDFKLIEDVLLGCTNQAGEDNRNIARMALLLAGLPVDIGGVTINRLCASGMQSVMDASRAIMAGDGDVFIAGGVESMSRAPFVFPKSEYAFDRNVEIYDSTIGWRFPNKKLNDLYYPYSMGETAENVAEKWKISRERQDDFAFNSQQKYKSAFNNGKFKDEIIPVPAQLKNEETIIVDKDEHPRLDTTKEKLANLKPAFRKNGTVTAGNSSGINDGASVLLIVSEKIIQKHGLKPLAKVKAMAVAGIDPAFMGIGPVPATKKALSRASININDLDLIEMNEAFASQSIACIQELKLDDNKVNVNGGAIALGHPLGCTGARIITTLLWEMNRRENVKTGLATMCVGVGQGASMIFEKV; encoded by the coding sequence ATGAAACAAGCATATATAATTGATGCTGTAAGATCTCCGATTGGCAGATACAGTGGTGTTTTAAGCAGTGTTCGACCGGACGATTTAGCTGCTCATCTTATCAAATCAATATTGCACCGAAATCCTGAAATAGATTTTAAACTTATTGAAGATGTTTTGCTTGGATGTACTAATCAAGCCGGAGAAGACAATCGCAACATAGCTCGAATGGCTTTGCTGCTTGCAGGTCTTCCTGTTGATATCGGCGGTGTGACTATTAACCGTTTATGTGCTTCAGGAATGCAATCAGTTATGGATGCATCGAGAGCAATTATGGCTGGTGACGGAGATGTTTTTATAGCAGGTGGTGTGGAGAGTATGTCACGAGCGCCGTTTGTTTTTCCAAAATCTGAATATGCATTTGATAGAAATGTTGAGATTTATGATTCCACAATCGGCTGGCGATTCCCAAATAAAAAATTAAATGATTTGTATTATCCATATTCAATGGGTGAAACTGCAGAGAATGTTGCTGAAAAATGGAAAATTTCCAGAGAGCGACAGGATGATTTTGCTTTCAATTCACAGCAGAAATATAAATCGGCATTTAATAACGGAAAATTTAAAGATGAGATTATTCCTGTTCCCGCTCAACTCAAGAACGAAGAAACAATTATTGTAGATAAAGATGAGCATCCGCGGCTTGATACAACGAAAGAAAAACTTGCAAACCTAAAACCTGCATTCAGAAAAAACGGAACTGTTACCGCAGGTAATTCTTCAGGAATAAATGATGGTGCTTCGGTTTTATTAATCGTTTCTGAAAAGATAATTCAGAAACACGGTCTCAAACCGCTGGCAAAAGTGAAAGCGATGGCTGTCGCCGGTATTGATCCGGCTTTTATGGGAATTGGTCCGGTTCCTGCAACAAAGAAAGCTTTAAGCAGAGCAAGTATAAATATTAATGATTTAGATTTGATTGAAATGAATGAAGCTTTTGCTTCACAGTCTATTGCATGTATTCAGGAATTAAAATTGGATGATAATAAAGTAAATGTTAACGGCGGCGCTATTGCACTTGGTCATCCGTTAGGTTGTACTGGTGCGAGAATTATTACAACTCTTCTTTGGGAAATGAACAGGAGAGAAAATGTGAAAACCGGTCTTGCAACTATGTGCGTAGGTGTTGGTCAGGGTGCTTCAATGATTTTTGAGAAAGTTTAA
- a CDS encoding 4Fe-4S binding protein — translation MTKKKIIKNKEKGIQKVRFIVQMAFAILCIWIGVEFYQFIQYLETNGASVFSSRPPGVDGFLPISSFMSFYLFLMTGQIHSAHPAGFFIFFAIVLVSIVFGKAFCSWLCPVGFLSELIGDFGKKIFGKDLKLPKFLDYPLRSLKYLLLGFLFYSVIFLMSTTALQAFLDSPYNLVSDVNMYYFFAEISRFSLIVIGILFLLSIVLRGFWCRYLCPYGALLGITSLLSPGKIKRNPVSCIDCGLCNKACPSFIKVDKVKTVISDECTSCLNCVDVCPVADTLQLEMIPAKKKINKKYVAIGVVSIFMIVTGYGMISGKWQNNISKEEYLELYQDMESFGHPTLPTDRQAGTKAIKKFNEDALKNNSESNSGNDINKEIK, via the coding sequence ATGACAAAGAAGAAGATTATCAAGAACAAAGAAAAGGGAATTCAGAAAGTAAGATTCATTGTGCAGATGGCATTTGCAATTCTTTGTATCTGGATTGGTGTTGAGTTCTATCAGTTCATTCAATACCTGGAAACAAATGGTGCTTCAGTTTTTTCATCACGCCCACCCGGAGTTGATGGCTTTCTTCCAATCAGTTCCTTTATGAGTTTTTATTTATTTCTGATGACAGGACAAATTCACTCGGCACATCCTGCAGGATTTTTTATTTTCTTCGCGATTGTTCTTGTCTCAATAGTTTTTGGAAAAGCTTTTTGCAGTTGGCTCTGTCCTGTTGGTTTTTTATCAGAACTGATCGGTGATTTTGGAAAAAAAATTTTTGGTAAAGATTTGAAGCTGCCAAAATTTCTGGATTATCCGCTCCGAAGTTTGAAATATTTATTACTCGGATTTCTCTTTTACTCCGTTATATTTTTAATGAGTACAACTGCACTTCAGGCATTTCTTGATAGCCCGTACAATCTTGTTTCTGATGTGAATATGTATTATTTCTTTGCAGAAATTTCAAGATTCTCTTTGATAGTGATTGGAATTTTGTTCCTGCTTTCAATTGTGTTAAGAGGATTCTGGTGCAGATATCTTTGTCCTTATGGTGCATTACTTGGAATTACTTCGTTACTTAGTCCAGGCAAAATAAAAAGGAATCCTGTTAGTTGTATCGACTGTGGATTGTGTAACAAAGCCTGTCCGTCATTCATTAAGGTGGATAAAGTGAAAACAGTAATCTCTGATGAATGTACTTCCTGTCTGAATTGCGTTGATGTTTGTCCAGTTGCTGATACACTTCAACTTGAAATGATTCCGGCTAAGAAAAAGATTAACAAAAAATATGTTGCGATTGGTGTTGTCTCAATTTTTATGATTGTTACAGGATATGGAATGATCTCGGGCAAATGGCAGAATAATATTTCGAAAGAAGAATATCTTGAACTTTACCAGGATATGGAGTCATTTGGTCATCCAACCTTGCCTACCGACAGGCAGGCCGGAACAAAAGCAATAAAAAAATTTAATGAAGATGCTTTGAAGAATAATTCAGAAAGCAATTCCGGGAATGATATTAATAAAGAAATCAAATAA
- the ric gene encoding iron-sulfur cluster repair di-iron protein, giving the protein MSNQTKTEGSILLTKTLAEIAKENIRSAIVFEEFGLDFCCRGNRTLKDACADKDIETEKVVLRLNDLKENGNGHIQADDWSLDFLADYIINNHHQYVRRMVPILSLHADKVAAVHGKNHPETILIADLYLAVREELEMHMMKEERILFPQIKQMVLTQKENGQFSPPPFGSIQNPIRMMEYEHTNAGDGLQKIRELSNNFTHPEDACNTFKALYSELKEFEEDLHKHIHLENNILFPKSVILEEKLLQTSN; this is encoded by the coding sequence ATGAGTAACCAAACAAAAACCGAAGGAAGCATCTTGCTTACAAAAACTCTCGCAGAAATAGCAAAAGAAAATATCCGTTCTGCAATTGTGTTTGAGGAATTTGGTCTGGACTTTTGTTGCAGAGGCAATCGTACTTTAAAAGATGCTTGTGCAGATAAGGATATCGAAACAGAAAAAGTTGTACTTCGGTTAAATGATTTAAAAGAAAATGGAAATGGTCACATACAGGCTGATGATTGGTCGCTGGATTTTCTTGCTGATTACATTATAAATAATCATCATCAGTATGTACGGCGTATGGTCCCGATATTATCTTTACATGCAGATAAAGTCGCAGCAGTGCACGGGAAAAATCATCCTGAAACAATTCTTATTGCAGACCTTTATCTTGCTGTAAGAGAAGAGCTTGAAATGCATATGATGAAAGAGGAGAGAATTTTATTTCCTCAAATTAAACAGATGGTGTTAACACAAAAAGAAAATGGTCAATTCTCGCCGCCGCCTTTTGGTTCAATTCAAAATCCAATTCGGATGATGGAATACGAACATACAAATGCAGGTGATGGTTTACAAAAGATCAGAGAATTGAGCAATAACTTCACTCATCCGGAAGATGCCTGCAATACATTTAAAGCTCTTTATTCTGAATTGAAAGAGTTTGAGGAAGATCTGCATAAGCATATTCATCTTGAGAATAATATTCTGTTTCCAAAATCTGTTATTCTCGAAGAGAAACTTTTGCAGACAAGCAATTAG
- a CDS encoding endonuclease domain-containing protein: MSLSNKHRLVEITKVVCRELRKNSTIAERLFWEAVRNKKLGKKFYRQYPIFHDITGKETFFITDFYCHQEKLIIELDGKYHQYRLKEDKERTKILNFLGMRVIRFNNDEVINDLKNVLSKINRELEVSS, translated from the coding sequence ATGAGCTTAAGTAATAAGCACAGGTTAGTCGAAATTACCAAAGTTGTTTGTCGTGAATTAAGAAAAAATTCAACAATAGCAGAAAGATTGTTTTGGGAAGCTGTTCGCAATAAGAAATTAGGAAAGAAATTTTACAGGCAATATCCCATCTTTCACGATATAACTGGTAAAGAAACTTTTTTCATAACTGATTTTTATTGTCATCAGGAAAAGCTAATTATTGAGCTGGACGGTAAGTATCATCAGTACAGACTGAAAGAAGATAAAGAAAGAACAAAGATTTTAAATTTTCTTGGAATGAGGGTGATAAGATTCAATAACGATGAAGTTATCAATGATTTGAAAAATGTTCTCAGCAAAATTAATCGAGAATTGGAAGTGAGCAGTTAA